One genomic region from Rosa rugosa chromosome 1, drRosRugo1.1, whole genome shotgun sequence encodes:
- the LOC133711110 gene encoding proteinaceous RNase P 1, chloroplastic/mitochondrial-like isoform X1, protein MASSNSVLQQKHHHLLHSITTLCKYPSPLNVFEFHCPSHFFTFSPPKQTLQLKHTLKLYPLPLARENINHIVAKFSTSTTTYHEPHTKTLNSATEKPVKNNGSSVVEKKSEARFTKEKSTKKSRRKEGMWFKDESKERKKRGSDSDQVGEEKKGRGSKKNKVNVDLPEVKMRVGLDMCSKRGDVMGAIKYYDLAQTEQIKLDQYHYTVLLYLCSSAAVGVVRPAKSGSGTRVLDTVDSSGEGTGVETMELSKLRDSGSANWYDNSGSDESAEKMELSSRNRFDDDVDGASHEKRNLAWFSNGFVKRNSRLLDGLNNPTKVGDDGTSLKDGNVKQESNEIRVSEDVKKYALQRGFEIYEKMCLDGVPVNEAALTSVARMAMSMGDGDMAFDMVKQMKSMGINPRLRSYGPALSAFCSSGNIDKAFAVEKHMLEHGVYPEEPELEALLRVSVGAGKGDKVYYMLQKLRTSVRRVSPSTADLIVKWFNSKEASRVGKTKWDERLIRQAIENGGGGWHGQGWLGKGKWSVVHTTIGSDGLCKCCGGKLATIDLDPVETENFAESVASIAIKREKNSSFQKFQKWLDYYGPFEAVVDGANVGLFSQKKFIPSKVNAVVNGIRQKLPSKRWPLIVLHNRRITGGRMDERVNKALIEKWQNADALYATPTGSNDDWYWLYAAIKFKCLLVTNDEMRDHTFQLLGNDFFPRWKERHQVHFSFSEGGPVFHMPPPCSVVIQESEEGHWHIPVVSEHGYEAERMWLCIMRAKSREARKDSATRPEDAEPHYKGFARSATRTGIESRPLKSANHKYTKHRPQEILKNLKDILSGSPISNHRSIIPEIETAEKIGGCTIDFQI, encoded by the exons ATGGCCTCCTCCAACTCAGTACTGCAGCAAAAGCACCACCACCTTCTTCACTCCATCACCACCCTCTGTAAGTACCCATCTCCTCTCAACGTTTTTGAATTCCACTGCCCCTCTCATTTCTTCACTTTCTCACCTCCCAAGCAAACACTTCAACTCAAACACACACTAAAACTCTATCCACTTCCACTAGCTAGAGAGAATATCAACCACATAGTTGCAAAGTtttccacctccaccaccacgtACCATGAACCACACACAAAGACCCTGAACTCAGCGACTGAAAAACCTGTAAAGAACAATGGCAGTTCAGTTGTGGAGAAAAAGAGTGAAGCTAGGTTCACTAAAGAGAAAAGTACCAAGAAAAGTAGAAGGAAGGAGGGTATGTGGTTTAAAGATGAGAgtaaggaaagaaagaagagaggtAGTGATAGTGATCAGGTGGGAGAAGAGAAAAAGGGGAGAGGGTCTAAGAAAAACAAGGTTAATGTAGACTTGCCTGAAGTTAAGATGAGAGTTGGATTGGATATGTGCTCAAAGAGAGGCGATGTAATGGGTGCAATTAAGTACTATGATTTGGCTCAAACTGAGCAGATTAAGTTGGATCAGTATCATTATACTGTTCTGTTGTATCTGTGCTCTTCTGCAGCTGTTGGTGTTGTTCGTCCTGCTAAGAGTGGGTCTGGGACTCGAGTTTTGGATACCGTGGATTCTTCTGGTGAAGGAACTGGGGTGGAAACAATGGAGTTGAGTAAGTTAAGAGACTCGGGTAGTGCGAATTGGTATGATAACAGTGGAAGTGATGAGAGTGCTGAAAAAATGGAGTTGAGTTCAAGGAACAGGTTTGATGATGATGTGGATGGTGCTTCCCATGAAAAGAGGAACTTAGCGTGGTTTTCTAATGGATTTGTGAAGCGAAACTCTCGCCTGTTAGATGGACTGAACAATCCTACCAAAGTTGGAGATGATGGTACAAGTCTAAAAGATGGAAATGTGAAGCAAGAAAGCAATGAGATTCGGGTTAGTGAGGATGTGAAGAAGTATGCACTCCAAAGGGGATTTGAGATTTACGAGAAGATGTGTTTGGATGGTGTCCCAGTGAATGAAGCAGCATTGACATCTGTGGCTAGAATGGCAATGTCAATGGGGGACGGGGACATGGCATTTGACATGGTGAAGCAGATGAAGTCGATGGGAATAAATCCTAGACTGCGTTCCTACGGTCCTGCGTTATCTGCTTTTTGCAGTAGTGGGAATATTGACAAAGCGTTTGCCGTTGAGAAACACATGTTGGAGCATGGTGTCTATCCAGAAGAGCCTGAACTGGAGGCCCTCTTAAGAGTGAGTGTGGGAGCTGGAAAAGGTGACAAGGTGTATTATATGTTGCAGAAACTAAGAACAAGTGTAAGGAGGGTCTCACCCTCTACTGCTGACTTAATTGTAAAGTGGTTTAATAGCAAGGAAGCGTCGAGAGTGGGAAAGACAAAATGGGATGAAAGATTGATAAGGCAGGCCATTGAAAATGGAGGTGGTGGGTGGCATGGGCAGGGCTGGTTGGGGAAAGGAAAGTGGTCAGTGGTACATACAACTATTGGATCTGATGGCTTGTGCAAATGCTGTGGGGGAAAATTGGCCACAATTGATCTTGATCCTGTAGAAACAGAAAACTTTGCTGAATCAGTTGCATCTATAgctataaagagagagaaaaattcaAGCTTTCAGAAATTTCAA AAATGGCTCGATTATTATGGACCTTTTGAAGCAGTGGTGGATGGAGCTAATGTAGGTCTTTTCAGCCAGAAGAAATTCATCCCATCCAAG GTCAATGCTGTCGTTAATGGCATACGCCAGAAGCTTCCTTCGAAGAGATGGCCACTCATTGTTCTTCATAATAGGCGTATCACTGGAGGCAGAATGGATGAACGGGTGAATAAGGCGTTGATTGAGAAGTGGCAAAATGCTGATGCTCTCTATGCAACACCTACTGGGTCAAATGATGATTG GTACTGGTTGTATGCTGCAATTAAATTCAAGTGCTTACTTGTGACAAATGATGAGATGAGAGACCATACGTTTCAACTTCTTGGGAATGATTTCTTTCCGAGATGGAAAGAAAGGCATCAA GTGCACTTCAGTTTTTCTGAAGGTGGTCCAGTGTTTCATATGCCTCCTCCTTGTTCTGTTGTAATTCAG GAATCAGAGGAAGGGCACTGGCACATTCCAGTGGTGTCAGAACATGGTTATGAAGCTGAAAGAATGTGGTTATGCATTATGCGAGCTAAATCACGTGAGGCAAGGAAGGATTCTGCAACCAGACCTGAAG ATGCAGAACCTCATTACAAGGGATTTGCTAGGTCAGCTACCAGAACTGGCATTGAGTCACGACCGTTGAAAAGTGCGAACCACAAATATACTAAACACCGACCCCAGGAAATTCTCAAGAATCTCAAAGATATTCTATCAGGTTCCCCAATCTCGAATCATCGTTCCATAATACCAGAAATTGAGACTGCAGAGAAGATTGGTGGATGTACCATTGACTTTCAAATATGA
- the LOC133711110 gene encoding proteinaceous RNase P 1, chloroplastic/mitochondrial-like isoform X2, with translation MASSNSVLQQKHHHLLHSITTLCKYPSPLNVFEFHCPSHFFTFSPPKQTLQLKHTLKLYPLPLARENINHIVAKFSTSTTTYHEPHTKTLNSATEKPVKNNGSSVVEKKSEARFTKEKSTKKSRRKEGMWFKDESKERKKRGSDSDQVGEEKKGRGSKKNKVNVDLPEVKMRVGLDMCSKRGDVMGAIKYYDLAQTEQIKLDQYHYTVLLYLCSSAAVGVVRPAKSGSGTRVLDTVDSSGEGTGVETMELSKLRDSGSANWYDNSGSDESAEKMELSSRNRFDDDVDGASHEKRNLAWFSNGFVKRNSRLLDGLNNPTKVGDDGTSLKDGNVKQESNEIRVSEDVKKYALQRGFEIYEKMCLDGVPVNEAALTSVARMAMSMGDGDMAFDMVKQMKSMGINPRLRSYGPALSAFCSSGNIDKAFAVEKHMLEHGVYPEEPELEALLRVSVGAGKGDKVYYMLQKLRTSVRRVSPSTADLIVKWFNSKEASRVGKTKWDERLIRQAIENGGGGWHGQGWLGKGKWSVVHTTIGSDGLCKCCGGKLATIDLDPVETENFAESVASIAIKREKNSSFQKFQKWLDYYGPFEAVVDGANVGLFSQKKFIPSKVNAVVNGIRQKLPSKRWPLIVLHNRRITGGRMDERVNKALIEKWQNADALYATPTGSNDDWYWLYAAIKFKCLLVTNDEMRDHTFQLLGNDFFPRWKERHQVHFSFSEGGPVFHMPPPCSVVIQESEEGHWHIPVVSEHGYEAERMWLCIMRAKSREARKDSATRPEEPHYKGFARSATRTGIESRPLKSANHKYTKHRPQEILKNLKDILSGSPISNHRSIIPEIETAEKIGGCTIDFQI, from the exons ATGGCCTCCTCCAACTCAGTACTGCAGCAAAAGCACCACCACCTTCTTCACTCCATCACCACCCTCTGTAAGTACCCATCTCCTCTCAACGTTTTTGAATTCCACTGCCCCTCTCATTTCTTCACTTTCTCACCTCCCAAGCAAACACTTCAACTCAAACACACACTAAAACTCTATCCACTTCCACTAGCTAGAGAGAATATCAACCACATAGTTGCAAAGTtttccacctccaccaccacgtACCATGAACCACACACAAAGACCCTGAACTCAGCGACTGAAAAACCTGTAAAGAACAATGGCAGTTCAGTTGTGGAGAAAAAGAGTGAAGCTAGGTTCACTAAAGAGAAAAGTACCAAGAAAAGTAGAAGGAAGGAGGGTATGTGGTTTAAAGATGAGAgtaaggaaagaaagaagagaggtAGTGATAGTGATCAGGTGGGAGAAGAGAAAAAGGGGAGAGGGTCTAAGAAAAACAAGGTTAATGTAGACTTGCCTGAAGTTAAGATGAGAGTTGGATTGGATATGTGCTCAAAGAGAGGCGATGTAATGGGTGCAATTAAGTACTATGATTTGGCTCAAACTGAGCAGATTAAGTTGGATCAGTATCATTATACTGTTCTGTTGTATCTGTGCTCTTCTGCAGCTGTTGGTGTTGTTCGTCCTGCTAAGAGTGGGTCTGGGACTCGAGTTTTGGATACCGTGGATTCTTCTGGTGAAGGAACTGGGGTGGAAACAATGGAGTTGAGTAAGTTAAGAGACTCGGGTAGTGCGAATTGGTATGATAACAGTGGAAGTGATGAGAGTGCTGAAAAAATGGAGTTGAGTTCAAGGAACAGGTTTGATGATGATGTGGATGGTGCTTCCCATGAAAAGAGGAACTTAGCGTGGTTTTCTAATGGATTTGTGAAGCGAAACTCTCGCCTGTTAGATGGACTGAACAATCCTACCAAAGTTGGAGATGATGGTACAAGTCTAAAAGATGGAAATGTGAAGCAAGAAAGCAATGAGATTCGGGTTAGTGAGGATGTGAAGAAGTATGCACTCCAAAGGGGATTTGAGATTTACGAGAAGATGTGTTTGGATGGTGTCCCAGTGAATGAAGCAGCATTGACATCTGTGGCTAGAATGGCAATGTCAATGGGGGACGGGGACATGGCATTTGACATGGTGAAGCAGATGAAGTCGATGGGAATAAATCCTAGACTGCGTTCCTACGGTCCTGCGTTATCTGCTTTTTGCAGTAGTGGGAATATTGACAAAGCGTTTGCCGTTGAGAAACACATGTTGGAGCATGGTGTCTATCCAGAAGAGCCTGAACTGGAGGCCCTCTTAAGAGTGAGTGTGGGAGCTGGAAAAGGTGACAAGGTGTATTATATGTTGCAGAAACTAAGAACAAGTGTAAGGAGGGTCTCACCCTCTACTGCTGACTTAATTGTAAAGTGGTTTAATAGCAAGGAAGCGTCGAGAGTGGGAAAGACAAAATGGGATGAAAGATTGATAAGGCAGGCCATTGAAAATGGAGGTGGTGGGTGGCATGGGCAGGGCTGGTTGGGGAAAGGAAAGTGGTCAGTGGTACATACAACTATTGGATCTGATGGCTTGTGCAAATGCTGTGGGGGAAAATTGGCCACAATTGATCTTGATCCTGTAGAAACAGAAAACTTTGCTGAATCAGTTGCATCTATAgctataaagagagagaaaaattcaAGCTTTCAGAAATTTCAA AAATGGCTCGATTATTATGGACCTTTTGAAGCAGTGGTGGATGGAGCTAATGTAGGTCTTTTCAGCCAGAAGAAATTCATCCCATCCAAG GTCAATGCTGTCGTTAATGGCATACGCCAGAAGCTTCCTTCGAAGAGATGGCCACTCATTGTTCTTCATAATAGGCGTATCACTGGAGGCAGAATGGATGAACGGGTGAATAAGGCGTTGATTGAGAAGTGGCAAAATGCTGATGCTCTCTATGCAACACCTACTGGGTCAAATGATGATTG GTACTGGTTGTATGCTGCAATTAAATTCAAGTGCTTACTTGTGACAAATGATGAGATGAGAGACCATACGTTTCAACTTCTTGGGAATGATTTCTTTCCGAGATGGAAAGAAAGGCATCAA GTGCACTTCAGTTTTTCTGAAGGTGGTCCAGTGTTTCATATGCCTCCTCCTTGTTCTGTTGTAATTCAG GAATCAGAGGAAGGGCACTGGCACATTCCAGTGGTGTCAGAACATGGTTATGAAGCTGAAAGAATGTGGTTATGCATTATGCGAGCTAAATCACGTGAGGCAAGGAAGGATTCTGCAACCAGACCTGAAG AACCTCATTACAAGGGATTTGCTAGGTCAGCTACCAGAACTGGCATTGAGTCACGACCGTTGAAAAGTGCGAACCACAAATATACTAAACACCGACCCCAGGAAATTCTCAAGAATCTCAAAGATATTCTATCAGGTTCCCCAATCTCGAATCATCGTTCCATAATACCAGAAATTGAGACTGCAGAGAAGATTGGTGGATGTACCATTGACTTTCAAATATGA
- the LOC133726988 gene encoding probable protein ABIL5, protein MEKMENSIPCSGKQDDSEGESKDIVTFDKSLQELRDLSSQLHYAADYCESTFLAAQEKRAVVENTKEYICRAVITVVDHLGCVSANLNGLISETNEFSDAELRINCLKQRILLCEQFTHKLALTRTRWRETLPRHSARFLCAPISRDDEKSNEDIRDSGKLVFRKTIDRHEFDREEAMPLFLYTYSHKPSLSKDNANSALVPVRDGLSILSKSPNPAFHFQQTRKNGRSTRRSGQGSDFFSLMRRAKRAM, encoded by the exons ATGGAGAAGATGGAGAACTCTATACCCTGTTCAGGGAAGCAAGATGATTCAGAAGGCGAGTCCAAGGACATTGTGACCTTTGATAAGTCTCTCCAG GAACTAAGAGACTTGAGCTCCCAACTTCATTATGCTGCTGACTACTGTGAATCAACCTTCTTGGCTGCCCAAGAAAAGAGAGC TGTGGTGGAAAACACAAAAGAGTATATATGCAGAGCTGTGATTACTGTTGTTGATCATCTAGGATGCGTTTCTGCTAACCTTAATGGTCTCATTTCCGAGACTAACGAATTTTCAGACGCCGAGCTGCGAATCAATTGCCTCAAACAA AGAATTCTCCTATGTGAACAATTCACCCACAAGCTTGCTCTTACAAGAACTAGATGGCGTGAGACGTTGCCGAGGCATAGCGCGCGTTTCTTATGTGCAC CTATCTCTAGAGATGATGAGAAATCAAATGAAGATATAAG GGACTCTGGAAAGCTGGTCTTTCGGAAAACTATTGACAGGCATGAATTTGACAGAGAGGAAGCAATGCCACTTTTCTTGTACACTTACTCACACAAACCGTCTTTGTCCAAGGATAATGCTAATTCAGCTTTAG TGCCTGTTCGTGATGGTCTATCAATCCTTTCCAAAAGTCCAAATCCCGCATTTCATTTCCAG CAAACTCGGAAGAATGGACGCAGTACCAGGAGATCTGGGCAGGGTAGTGACTTTTTTTCACTCATGCGACGAGCTAAACGAGCAATGTGA
- the LOC133710507 gene encoding uncharacterized protein LOC133710507 — MAKRGRSSSTERSPKTRSVVAKRRTIPPPPPVKRLLLHPFLQDYADFYENRLYYTAYNSANSFLFDILQPILQSLTRDLLRGVLMRWEENKPVGSLLPSCVEVRDHVVILPAVGSSLHEDKDYQNKFREAVEAFLGFSGTHHVHSLN; from the exons ATGGCCAAACGGGGGAGATCATCTTCAACCGAGCGAAGCCCTAAAACCCGATCTGTGGTGGCCAAACGGAGGACCattccgccgccgccgccggtGAAGAGACTGCTGCTCCATCCTTTTCTTCAAGATTATGCCGATTTCTACGAGAACCGTCTCTATTACACCGCGTATAACTCGGCGAATTCCTTTCTGTTCGACATTCTTCAGCCCATTCTCCAGAGTCTCACCAG GGATTTATTGAGGGGAGTTTTGATGAGATGGGAGGAGAACAAGCCAGTCGGGTCCTTGCTTCCGAGTTGCGTGGAAGTCAGGGATCACGTCGTAATTCTCCCCGCAGTTGGCTCTAGTCTTCATGAGGATAAGGATTATCAGAATAAATTCAGGGAGGCCGTGGAAGCGTTTCTCGGATTTAGTGGAACACATCACGTCCATAGTCTCAACTGA
- the LOC133728222 gene encoding protein PSK SIMULATOR 1-like has translation MELCVSLILFLISLPAFLAKDVGHASVVVDGTVATAQSLSHPLIAKSIQGDLKYPCHPFRKQKGGLFGFSTGCLPMSRWDELNHFFSKMRPLVTFSLNALSGRHHKGADVWVSEVGRVGTAGLGKVVEVLDTFGSSMTNLNPSSGFTSGVTTKGNKISILAFEVANTIVKGSNLMQSLSKDNIKHLKEVVLPSEGVQNSISRDMDELLRTAAADKGEELSVFSGEVVRFGYHCKDPQWHNLDCYFEK, from the exons ATGGAACTCTGTGTCTCTTTGATTCTCTTTCTGATTTCTCTGCCAGCATTTTTGGCCAAAGATGTTGGACATGCTAGCGTTGTAGTTGATGGGACAGTAGCTACTGCACAG AGCTTGTCTCATCCTCTGATTGCCAAGTCAATTCAAG GAGATTTGAAATATCCTTGCCATCCTTTCAGAAAGCAGAAGGGTGGATTGTTTGGATTTTCTACAGGATGTTTACCTATGAGTAGATGGGATGAGCTTAACCATTTTTTCAGCAAGATGAG GCCCCTTGTCACATTTAGCTTGAATGCACTGTCAGGGAGGCACCACAAAGGCGCGGATGTTTGG GTATCAGAAGTGGGAAGGGTTGGTACTGCAGGACTTGGGAAGGTTGTGGAAGTTTTGGACACCTTTGGCAGTAGCATGACAAATTTAAACCCTAGTAGTGGTTTTACCTCTGGGGTGACAACAAAAGGgaacaaaatttcaattttggctTTTGAAGTTGCAAACACAATTGTTAAGGGTTCAAATTTAATGCAATCCCTTTCAAAGGATAACATCAAACATTTGAAAGAGGTTGTGCTTCCATCTGAAGGGGTACAGAATTCAATATCGAGAGATATGGATGAACTCCTGAGAACTGCTGCAGCTGACAAGGG AGAAGAACTTAGTGTCTTTTCGGGAGAAGTTGTGCGTTTCGGATATCATTGTAAAGATCCTCAGTGGCACAATTTGGATTGCTACTTTGAGAAGTAA